A portion of the Bombus terrestris chromosome 3, iyBomTerr1.2, whole genome shotgun sequence genome contains these proteins:
- the LOC100649370 gene encoding homeobox protein MSX-2 isoform X1, translating into MQEHKSFLIRDLLGDVLSERVHEDSEDDSAVHSDSEDTIDPGSSPCTRLESPPPALSPSPAPATSGKSCGTTSGPPSGRKPRRRRTAFTHAQLAYLERKFRCQKYLSVADRSDVADALSLSETQVKTWYQNRRTKWKRQNQLRLEQLRHQATVEKELLVRGVGLHHGSIDAYCPPYNAQTQTQSHPPPPPPPPAPSTASTAAFLSTAAALFRNVTYVHGCPL; encoded by the exons ATGCAGGAGCACAAGTCCTTTCTTATAAGGGATCTTCTGGGTGATGTTCTGTCCGAGCGGGTGCACG AAGATTCGGAGGACGATTCTGCCGTACATTCCGATTCCGAGGACACGATCGACCCAGGAAGTAGCCCTTGCACTCGACTGGAGAGTCCTCCGCCGGCTCTGTCGCCATCGCCGGCACCAGCGACTTCCGGCAAATCTTGCGGCACGACGAGCGGTCCTCCAAGCGGCAGAAAACCCAGAAGAAGGCGAACGGCATTCACCCACGCTCAACTCGCTTATCTGGAACGAAAGTTTCGCTGTCAAAAGTATCTGAGCGTGGCGGATCGCAGCGACGTCGCCGACGCGTTGTCGCTGTCCGAGACTCAAGTGAAAACCTGGTACCAGAACAGAAG AACGAAATGGAAGCGACAGAACCAACTGCGACTGGAACAACTTCGACATCAAGCTACGGTGGAAAAGGAGCTGCTCGTGCGAGGAGTAGGACTCCATCATGGCAGCATAGACGCTTATTGTCCACCTTACAACGCTCAGACCCAAACGCAGAGTCATCCGCCtccaccgccaccgccgccggcGCCGTCCACCGCTTCCACCGCCGCGTTTCTCTCCACGGCCGCAGCCCTCTTCCGAAACGTCACTTACGTTCACGGATGTCCCCTTTAA
- the LOC100649370 gene encoding homeobox protein MSX-2 isoform X2, translating into MQEHKSFLIRDLLGDVLSERVHDSEDDSAVHSDSEDTIDPGSSPCTRLESPPPALSPSPAPATSGKSCGTTSGPPSGRKPRRRRTAFTHAQLAYLERKFRCQKYLSVADRSDVADALSLSETQVKTWYQNRRTKWKRQNQLRLEQLRHQATVEKELLVRGVGLHHGSIDAYCPPYNAQTQTQSHPPPPPPPPAPSTASTAAFLSTAAALFRNVTYVHGCPL; encoded by the exons ATGCAGGAGCACAAGTCCTTTCTTATAAGGGATCTTCTGGGTGATGTTCTGTCCGAGCGGGTGCACG ATTCGGAGGACGATTCTGCCGTACATTCCGATTCCGAGGACACGATCGACCCAGGAAGTAGCCCTTGCACTCGACTGGAGAGTCCTCCGCCGGCTCTGTCGCCATCGCCGGCACCAGCGACTTCCGGCAAATCTTGCGGCACGACGAGCGGTCCTCCAAGCGGCAGAAAACCCAGAAGAAGGCGAACGGCATTCACCCACGCTCAACTCGCTTATCTGGAACGAAAGTTTCGCTGTCAAAAGTATCTGAGCGTGGCGGATCGCAGCGACGTCGCCGACGCGTTGTCGCTGTCCGAGACTCAAGTGAAAACCTGGTACCAGAACAGAAG AACGAAATGGAAGCGACAGAACCAACTGCGACTGGAACAACTTCGACATCAAGCTACGGTGGAAAAGGAGCTGCTCGTGCGAGGAGTAGGACTCCATCATGGCAGCATAGACGCTTATTGTCCACCTTACAACGCTCAGACCCAAACGCAGAGTCATCCGCCtccaccgccaccgccgccggcGCCGTCCACCGCTTCCACCGCCGCGTTTCTCTCCACGGCCGCAGCCCTCTTCCGAAACGTCACTTACGTTCACGGATGTCCCCTTTAA